The stretch of DNA GCCCCGGAGACCGCGCGGCGGTGCACCTTGCCCGAGCTGTTCGAGGCCCAGGTGCGGGCACGCCCGGAAGTCGTGGCCGTCACCTGCGAGGGCGAGCACCTGACGTACCGCGAGCTCAACGCCCGTGCCAACCGCCTGGCTCACCACCTCGTGGCACGGGGGGCGGGCCCGGAGCGCCTGGTGGCCCTGGTGCTGCCGCGCTCGCTGGACCTGGTGGTCGCGGTGCTGGCGGTACTCAAGTCCGGCGCGGGGTACGTGCCCATGGACCCCGATCAGCCCGAGGAACGCCTGCGGCAGGTGCTCGCCGCGGTGAACCCGGTGCTGGTGCTCGACCAGGTGGGCCCGTTGGAGGAACACCCCGAGCACGATCTCGGGCCGCGCGCGGATCCGGACGGCGTCGCCTACGTCATCCACACCTCCGGCTCGACCGGTGTGCCCAAGGGCGTGGTGGTGTCGCACCAGAACGTCGTGCGGCTGCTGGACACCACCGACTCCTGGTTTGGGTTCGGCCCCGGCGACGTGCACACGCTGTTCCACTCCTACGCCTTCGACGTGTCGGTGTTCGAGCTGTGGAGCATGCTGGCCAAGGGCGGGCGGCTCGTGGTGGTGCCCAAGCACGTCACCCGGTCACCGCGGGAGTTCCTCGCACTGCTGGCGCGCGAGCGCGTGACCGTGCTGAGCCAGACCCCGTCGGCCTTCTACCAGCTGCCCCCGGCCGACCTGGCGCTGCGCGTGGTGGTCTTCGCCGGGGAGGCGCTGGAGCTGAGCCGCATCCGCGCCTGGCGGCGGCCCGGCGGGCCGAAGCTGGTCAACATGTACGGCATCACCGAGACCACCGTGCACTCCAGCTACATCGAGCTGGATGACCCGGACGAGACCGCCAGCGTGATCGGCGTCGCGCTGCCGGACCTGCGGCTGCGCCTGCTCGACCACTCCCTGCGGCCGGTGCCGCCCGGCTGTCCCGGTGAAATCTACGTGGCCGGGCCCGGCGTGACGCGCGGCTACCTGAACCGGCCCGAGCTCACCGCGATCCGGTTCGTCCCCGATCCGTTCGGGGCCCCCGGCGGCCGCATGTACCGCTCCGGTGACCTCGCCCGGCGGCGCCCGGACGGTGGCCTGGAGTACCGGGGCCGTGCCGACCAGCAGGTCAAGATCCGGGGCTACCGCATCGAGCCCGGCGAGGTCGAACGCGTCCTGGAACGGCATCCCTCGGTGGTCCAGGCCGTGGTGCTGCCCGATGCGGACCGGCTGGTCTGCTACGCCGTGCTGACCGGCGGCCTGGACGCGGCCGGGCTGCGCGCGCACGCGCGGACCGTGCTGCCCGAGCACATGGTGCCCGCGTTCGTGGTGCCGGTGCCGGAGATCCCCTTGACCGTCAATGGCAAGCTCGATCGCAGGGCCCTGCCCAGGCCGCAGTCCACGTTGCCGGTGAGCAGGCCGCCCCGCACGCCGAGGGAGAAGCTGCTGTGCGAGCTGTACGCCGAAGTGCTCGGCGTGCCCGAGGTGGGCGCGGAGGACAGCTTCTTCGACCTGGGCGGGCACTCGCTGCTGGCCACCCGGCTGATCAACCGGGTGCGCGCGCAAACCGGGGTGGTGCTGAGCATCCGTACCCTCTTCGACGCCCCCGTGGTGGCCGATCTGGCCCGCTTCCTGCCGGAGGGACCCACCGCGCCGGACACCGCGCTCACCCCGGTGGCCCGGCCCGCGCATATCCCGCTGTCCGCGGCCCAGCGCAGACTGTGGTTCTTCAGCCAGTTCGCCGGGCCCAACTCCGTGTACAACATGGCCTTTGCCACCCGGCTGCGCGGTGACCTGCACGAGGACTCCCTGCGGGCCGCACTGCACGACGTGCTTCAGCGGCACGAGAGCCTGCGCACCAAGGTGACCGAGGGCGGTGGCGAACCCGGCCAGTGGATCTGCTCGGCCGATGAGCTGCCCGTGCACTCGCTCGAGGTGCCCGAGTCAGCGCTGGCCGACCGGCTCGCCGAGGCCGCCGGGCACGTCTTTGATCTCACCGCCGAGCTGCCCATGCGCGCGCTGCTCTGCCGCACCGGGCCGCGGGAACACGTGCTGCTGCTCGTCCTGCATCACATCGCCGCCGACGGCTGGTCCCTGTCCCCGCTGGCCCGCGACTTGTCCACCGCCTACCGTGCCCGGCTCGCCGGGGAGGCTCCCCAGTGGACGAGCGTGCCGGTGCAGTACGCCGACTACGCGCTCCAGCACCGGAAGACAAACCCGGCCCACTGGGTCGAGGTGCTGCGGGGCCTCCCGGACGTGCTGCCGCTGCCCACCGACCACCCCCGGCCGCCGGTGTCCGCGCACCGCGGTGAGACCGTCGGCTTCCGGTGGGACTCTGCCCTGCACGGCCGCATTGCCGAACTGGCCCGCGCGCACCGGGCGAGTGTGTTCATGGTGCTGCACGCCGCGATCGCCTGCCTGCTGCACCGGCTCGGCGCGGGGGCGGACATCCCCATCGGCACCCCGGTCGCCGGGCGGCACGACGCCGCGCTGCACGACACCGTCGGCTGCTTCATCAACACCGTGGTGCTGCGCACCAACCTGTCCGGCGCGCCCACCTTCGCCGAGCTGCTGGCGCGGGTGCGCGCGGTGGACCTGGACGCGTTCGCCCACCAGGACGTGCCGTTCGAGCAGGTGGTGGAGGCGCTCAACCCTCCGCGCTCGCTGTCCCGGCACCCGCTGTTCCAGGTGATGCTGGCCATCCAGGACACCCCGGCCGTCGATTTCTCCCTGCCCGGGGTCCGCGCCGAGCCCGTGGCCGTGCACGGTGGGGCCTCGCGGCTGGACCTGCTGTGGAGCCTGCGCCAGGAGTCCGACGGGATCGACGGGCTGTTGGAGTACAACACCGAGCTGTTCACCCCCGCCACGGCGCGGCTGCTGCTGGCCCGGCTCGAGCTGCTGCTGCGCGCCGCCGTCGCCGGGCCGGACCGCTCGATCCTCGAGCTGCCGGTGCTCGTGCCCGGTGAGCGGGAATGGCTGCTCACCCGGTGGAACGACACCGCGCGGAGTGTGCCGGACACCTCGGTGCACGCCCTGTTCGCCGAACGGGCGCGCGCTCATCCCCAGGCGCTGGCGGTGGACGGGCTCACCTACGGGCAACTGGCGGATCGGGTTGAGCAGCTCGCCGGGCAGTTCCGCGCACTCGGCGCCGGTCCGGGCAGCCTGATCGCCCTGGTGCTGCACCGCACCGCCGACCTGCCCGCCGCGATGCTGGCCGCCGACCTCGCCGGCGCGGCCCACCTGCCCCTGGAACCCGGGCTGCCTCCGGAACGCCTCGCCGCGCTGCTCGCCGATGCGCGGCCAGCGCTGGTGGTGGACAACGAGAACGGACTGCGCGTCACGGCCCGCCCGGGGACTCTGGTGCCCGAGGACACCGCCTACGTCCGGTACACCTCCGGGTCCACCGGGCGGCCCAAGGGCGTGGTGGTGCCCAGGTCCGCACGGCTCAACCTGCTGCACGCCATGCACGAGCGGCTGGGCCTCACCCCGGAGGACCGGGTGCTCGCCTCCGCACCGGTTGGGTTCGACATCTCCGAGCTGGAGCTGCTGCTGCCCCTGGTGACCGGGGCCTCGCAGGTGCTCGCGGACCGCGACACCGTGCGCGAGCCGGACGAGCTGCTGGCCCTGCTGGAGCGCCGCCAGGTCACCGTGGTGCAGGCAACGCCCTCGCTGTGGCACGCACTGGCCGCGCGCCGCCCGGAGTGCCTGCGCCGGGTGCGCGCGTTGGTCGGCGGTGAGGCCGTGCCCGGTGGGCTGGCCGAGGAGCTGCGCGGCCTGGTGTCCTCGCTGCTGGCCTGCTACGGGCCGACCGAGACCACCGTGTGGTCCACCACGCTCCCGGTCACCGGAGCCACCGGCGCGACCGTCCCCATTGGACGTCCCTTGTGGAACACCCGCTGCCACGTGCTGGATGGGCGGTTGAACCTGGTGCCCCCCGGGGTCATCGGCGAGCTCTACCTGGCCGGAGACGGGGTGGCCACCGGCTACCTGCGCCAGCCAGACCTCACCGCCTCGCGCTTCCTGCCCGACCCGTACGGGCCGCCTGGGACTCGCATGTACCGCACCGGGGACCTCGCCTCCCGTGGCGCGGACGGGGTGCTGCGCTTCCACGGGCGCACCGACGACCAGGTCAAGGTGCGCGGCCACCGCGTGGAGCTGGGCGAGGTAGAGGCGGTGCTCGCCCAGCACGCCGACGTGCACGCGGCCGCGGTGACCGTGCACCGCAAGGGCGTGCTGGTGGGCTACCTGGTGCCCGCCGTCGCCGAACCGGACCTGTTCGCGATCAGCGCGCACCTGGCGCGGCACCTGCCCGACCACATGGTGCCCGCCCGTCTGGTCGCGGTGCCGCAGTTCCCGTTGAGCGCCAACGGGAAGGTGCGGCGCGACCTGCTGCCCGAACCGGACTGGTCCGTGGCCGCCGAAGTCACGGCCACCCCGGAGGAGCAGCTGCTGTGCGGGCTGTTCGCCGACGTGCTCGACCTGCCCTCGGTCCGCCCCGGCGAGAACTTCTTCGAGCTGGGCGGGCATTCGCTGGTGGCGGCCAGGCTGATCGCGCGGGTGCGCGCGGTGCTCGGCGTGGCCCTGGGCGTGCGGGACGTGTTCACCGCCCCCACCCCGGCGGCGCTCGCCGCGCGCCTGGCCGGAGCGGCCGCGACCGGTCCGCTGGTGCCCCTGCGCACCGGGGGAGGCGCCGCGCCGCTGTGCTGCGTTCCGGCGTTGAGCGGCCTCAGCGGCGTGTACGCGGGCCTACTGCCCCACCTCGACGGCGAGCACCCGGTGTACGGCCTGCACACCGACGAGCTGCCGGACTCGGTGGAGGCGCTGGCCGAGCACCACGTCACGGCACTGCGCGCCGCCCACCCCGAGGGGCCCTACCACCTGCTCGGCTGGTCCTTCGGCGGCCTGGTGGCTCATGCGATGGCCGTGCGACTGCGGGAGCTCGGCGCCCCCGTCGGCCTGCTGGTCGTGGTGGACTCGGTCGCGGGGGCGGTGGCCGAGGTGGGGCCGGTCGAGGAGCGGATCTCCCGGCTGCTGGGCCGGGACAGCGCGTCGCTGGCCGCGGTGGCGCGCAACAACGAACGGCTGCTGCGGGCCTACCGGCCGCCGGTCTACCCGGGGGATGTCGTGTACTTCAACGCGGCGGGCGGCTCGAACCACGAGCGGTGGCGGCCGCACGTCGGCGGGCGGCTCACCGTGCACCAGCTGGCCGCGGCGCACCACGAAGTGTTTCAGCCCGAGCACGTGGCCGAGGCCGGCGCGCTGCTCCGGAACGAACTGATGAGGACCCGATGATTGACCTCCTGCCTGCTGGTGCCCGCGTGGTGGTGCGGCTGCCCAACGGACCCGGCCTGGCCAAGGCCCTGATCGACTGCTTCGACCGCGAGCTCGTCGCGGTGCCCCTGCACCCGCGCAGCACGGACAGCGCGGTGCGCGGCATCGTCGACCGGGTCTCCGCCTCCGCCGTGCTGGACGAGCACGGGCTGCACGACACCGGCCACCCCGCCGCACACCCGGACGCCGAGGGCCTGGCGTTCCTGATGTTCACCTCGGGCTCCACAGGCCCGCAGAAGGGCGTCATGCTCGGCCGGAAGGCGGTGCTGGGCAACGCGGCCAAGACCGCCAGGCTCCACGGGCTCACCCCTGACCGGCCGCACGGTACCTGCCTGCCGCTGTACCACTGCAACGCGCTGGTCATGTCGTTGCTGGGCACCCACCTGACCGGCACCCCCCTGGTGCTGCACAACGGCGCGGACCCGGCCGGGTACTTCGCCGCGCTGCGGGCCGCCGGGGCCCGGACCGCCTCCATCGTGCCCGCGCTGCTGGCCGACCTGCTGGAGGTCGCACCGGAGTGGCCGGAGAGCCTGGAGTACCTCATCACCGCGGCCGCGCCGCTGACCCCGGAACTGGCCCGCCGCTTCCACGACCGCTACGGCCCGAGGCTGCGCCAGGGCTACGGCCTGACCGAGGCGGTGAACTTCAGCTTCACCACACCCTTGCTCGACGCGTCCGCGTTCACCCGCCAGTACCTGGAGCAGCACCCGCCGGTCGGCGTGGCGCTGCCGGAGACCGAGCTGCGGCTGGTCGACGGCGAGGTGTGGGTGCGGACCCCGGACATGATGCGCGGCTACTGGCAGGACCCGGCGGCCACGGCGGCGGCGCTGACCGAGGACGGCTGGCTGCGCACCGGGGACCTCGGTGAGCTGCGCGAGGGCCTGCTGGTGCTGCGGGGCCGGGCCGGGGAGCGCATCAACCGGGGAGGGGAGAAGCACTACCCACTGGACGTCGAGCAGACCTGGCGCGAGGCCGGGCTGGGCGGGCGGTTCGCGGCGGTGGCCGTCGCCGAACCCACGCTCGGCCACGAGTTCGGGCTCGTCGCCACGGACCAGCCGGTGGAGGCCGTGCGCGCGGTGTGCGAGAACAGCCCGCTGCGGCCCGCCTCGGTGCAGTTCGGCGGCTTCCAGGCCACCTCGACCGGCAAACCCCAGCGCAAGGCCATGGGCCGCTCGCTGGTCGCGCTGCGCTACGCGCCCGCCCGGTACGAGCGGCTGCTGCGCTACGCCTCGGCCACCGCGCACGACCTGCTCCGCTCCGGTGTGGACGATGCCGGGCTGCGTGCCCTGGCCGGGTCCGTGGACGCGCCCGCGCGGGAGGGCGAGGAAGTGGTGTTCGAGGCGCTGGAGTTCATGCGCGCCCACTGGCACCGGCGTGCGGACCCCGGGCTGGCGGAGGCGAAAGCCCGCTGGCGCGAGCGGTTGAGCACCGAATGGCCACTGGCCGGGTATGCCGAACTCGCCGAGCGCCTGCGCGAGGCCCACCCGGGCGCGGGGGTGACCCGCCACCTGCCCACGTTCACCACCCCTGACGGATGCCCGTGGGCACTCGGCCCCCTGCTGTCCTTTTTGGATTTCCCCCCCCAGGAGCCGGGCGACCGGTGGCAGGGGCTCGCCGGACTGCGCGAGGCGGGCTTCGCCGTCGTCGGCTGCGCACTGCTGCGCGCGGGCCGCCACGATCTCGGCGGCGTGCTGTGGGCCCATACCCCGACGAGCGAAAACAGAGGCAACGCATGACGCGGATGAAGCAGGTCCCCGACCACGAGGACGAGGTGTTGGACCTGGAACGCCACCAGGACCCCGGCCGCAACCACATCACCCCGGTGGTGCAGCTTCCCCCGGACGTCGCCCTGACCGTCGTGAACGCCCTGGCCGGGCTGGTCCGCAGCGCCCACCGGCGGGAACAGCAGTCCCCCACGCCCCCCCGCGCGCTGAAGGAGGCGCAGGCGTTCGAGGAGGGCGACGTGTTCATGCTGGCCCCCCCCTTCGAGGGCTATTTCGCCGACCGCTACCTGATGGACTTCTACGACACCCGGGAGCGAGGCATCTGCTCCCGCATGCACCTGCACACTGGCCTTCGCTTCGTGCGCATGATGACCGGCCCGGACACCCTCATCCGCGTCTCCAGCCTGTCCCCCCTGACGGTCCGCTCCCGTCCGGACTGGACGGCCCCGCTGCGCGCCTTCGTCGACGCCCTGCCGGACACCCCGGCCGGCGTGCACCGGGACCGGTACAACGTTGTCGTGCCACCGAACTGCTGGGTGGACATGCAGATCCCCCGGGGCGTCTCGCACCAGTTCAACGCGGTCGGGCCCCATGCGGTGATCGACTCGGTCCACCCGGAGGAGTCCATCGAAACCCTTCGCGAGGGCATGTCCGGGTACCGCATGATGGCGCAGACCATCTTCCTGGCGGAGCACCGCAGCTCAGACGCCACCTGTGCTGACCCCAACGACGGGGGCTGAGAGGGGAGCAAGGAGCCCCCCCCACGCCTAGTCCTTCGTGCAGACCACGTCGTCCACCTGGAGGTGGTCGCGGTCCGCCACGCTGCGGCTGGGATAGAGGAGCAGGCGCCAGTCACGCACGTTGCCGGTGAAGCGGAAGAACACCGGCTCCCAGGCATCGCTGTCCACCGTGATGAAGTCCGTCTGGGGGCTCCAGCCGGCGCTCGAGTAGATGCGGTGGCGGATGGTGCCGTGGCCCCTCACCCGGTACGAGCAGGAGTAGTTGCCGGCCGGCACGTTGAACTTCTGGAGCGTGAAGCGCTCGGCGGTCTGGAGGGGGACGACGAACTGGAGTGCACGCGAGCCCCCGTGCACCGCCTGCGTGTAGGGCACCAGGCGCGAGGGCTTGATCTCCGAGCCCGGATCCGCGACGCCGTTGTCCAGCCCGTACCAGAAGTCGGGAATGTATGGAGTGCCGTAGTACGGAATGGACGTGTGGCTCCAGTTCTCGAAGCCGCCGTTGCGGAGGATGTTCGCGGGATGCTCGGCGGAGACACAGCGCCGGGTCGCCGGGTCGCAGGCGGGCAGGGCGCCGCGGCAGTCATAGGTGGTGAAGCAGGCCCCCGGGGACAGCTCACACACGCCCGTCGTGGGGTTGCAGCTCGTCGCCGGGTTGTTGCAGACGACGCCCGCGCATGGATTGCCTTCCACGCAGAGGTGCGAGGCGGTGTCACAGACGGGCGTCTGCGGAGTGCTGGCGCAATCCGCGTGGCGGACGCAGCGGTTCGCCGCGGTCACGCACGTGTGGGCCGCATCGCAGGTCTGCCATGGGCTGCACTGGGTGGCGTCGTTGCAGCGGCCGGAGAGCGGCTCACAGGCCGCGGTGGCGTTCACGCAGCGCTCCCAGGACTGGCAGCTGACCCCGTCACACGGCTCCGGGGCGCGAGTGCAGCGCACGTCGTCGAGGCTCAGGTGGTCGCCCTGGGTGTTGCGGAGGCTGAAGATGAGCTCGAAGGTGTCGTAGACGGGGTTGGCGAGGTTGAAGGCGTACGACACCCGGGTCCAGTCCTGTGTCTCGACCGTGGTGTAGCTCGAGTACGAGGAGTAGTCGGTGCCGAAGAAGGCGTTGCGGACCTCACCGGATCCCCGCACCTGGTAGGTGCAGGAGTAGCGGCCTGCGGGCATGGACTTCGCGACGGTGGTGAAGCGCTTGTGTGTCCCCGAGGCATTGCTCAGCCGGACCGCGTTGAGGCCGTGGGAGGGACTCGCCGTCACCTTCTGCACCGCGTCGCTGGTGAGGTTCGACGTGCTGCCCAGCCATTGGGAGGGAAGCGTGCCGGGCCATTCCTCGAAGCTCCAGTTGTCGAGGACGCTCGGCCCGGCGTCAGGCGTCCCGGTGCCCGCGTCAGGCGTCTCAGTGCCCGCGTCCGGAACCTCCGTGCCCGCGTCAGGCGTCTCGGTACCCGCGTCCGGAACCTCCGTGCCCGAATCAGGCGTCTCATCCGTGCCTGAATCTGGCGCCTCGGTGCCAGCATCCGGCTGCGGCGTGCCCGCGTCCGGTTGTGACGGACCGGGCTCAGAGGGCCCTTCTGGATCCGTCGAATCACCGCAGGCGGCCAGCAGGACCATCAGCGACGTCAGGCACACTCGGAACAACTTCACAGCAAGCCTCCAGCTTCCAGGGAACGAGTCCCTCAGCATCTCCGATATGCCTGAACGGGTCCAACGCCGGTGAAATACAAAGACTCAGTGTCAAAAGCAGGCTCACTCAGTGGGCGGTGGGCAGCGGCACCTCGCGCAGTGCTGCTCGATGAATCCCGGAGTCACTTCCAGGGGCTCGCCGACCTTGTCGAGGGCGAGTCAGAGAGGACGGCCCCGGTTCTCCGTGCGACAACGCCGGAGTCCGGGCGAAATCGATGGCGTCTGTGTCTGGTTCTATTCGGGTCAGCAGCAGCAACCAGGAGGGCCGCGAGGGGAAGTCAGCAGGAGCGGACTCGGCTCAAAGCGGCGGGTTGTTCTGCATGGAAGCAGCGGCAATCGAACCCGCCGCTCGGGGCCTCTGGCGAGAGCGCTCCGAGCTGGCGGCGCTGTCCGGGTTCATGTGCCTGCATGGTGCACCCTGGATCAAACTTGAGGCAGACAGGCTTCCTCGTAGCCCCAGCGGTCCTGCTCCTGGCCGGCGTCCAGCACCTTCCTGAGCGCCTGCGACGACAAGGAAGGGGGAACGTCGACGGCAATCAAGCGGGGGAGATGACTTAGCTCCGATGAACACCCCAGTTGCCTGAAAAGATCGCGTACGGCCTGTACGTCAGACGTCTCATTGACGATGAGCCGGATCGTGCCGTGCCCCGAGGGCTGGACGACCTCCTTGTAGCGGAAGACGCCCTCTTCGGGAGTCGCGGACACGATGTCGTTCACCGCGATGCCGTGCACGAAGAAGGGAATGTTGTCGATCTGGAAGAGCCCGTCGCCAATCCGGACAGCCCAGAGCGTCTCCGCAGACGCTGGAGGGTAGCCATCTTCGTCTTGCTCCAGATCGAACAACACCTTGACGTATTGATCACTCCCGCGAGCATTCATAGCCATGCCGCTCTCACTGCTCGTTGTCACCTTTCTTGATGTTGCACTCTCGGCACAGGACCTGTCCGTTTTCAGGATCGTTTGTCCCACCTTTGGCCCTGGGGACGACGTGATCGACGTGGGTCTCGTTCTTGGGGGGCGTGACGCCCTTCTTGTGCTGTTCCGCTGAAACAGTCTCAAGACCGCAACTTTCGCATTGGGTCTTGCCTTCGTTACGAGAAGCGTTGTCCTGCTTGACCAGGGCCTTTTTCTTCTGGGTGAAGCGTCCGCCTGGCCGCCCTCCAGCCACAACTTCCGGCGGTGTTGCCTGAGGGGCTTCATACCAAGGAAGGCCGCCCACCTTGTTTACATGGGCTGCCTGCTGGAGAGCAGAACTCCATGCCACGCCAGGGCTGCCTGTAAGCAGCAGGAGACTGAGCAAAAGAATCACGGGAGCGGGCCAGCGCATGTCTGCATGATGCGTGATGGCGGCAAGAAGAACCAGGAGGATTTTGAGGGGAGAAACTGGGCGGACGGCTTGCTCACCTGAGGCATCCCCTCATATGCTACCTGCTGTGTGGCCCATCAAGGAATTGCAGGGCTGTTGAGGTGAATGGAACCTTGGGATCATAGATAGGAACGTGGTCTCCGCCAGGAATAATCCATAACGCTGCATCCGGTATGGAACGGTAGATGCTTACAGGAATTTCAACGGGGAAAAAGCGGTCGCGATCACCGTGCACAACGAGCGTACGAGCTGCAATGGTTGATAAACTTTGTGCAGTGAAATTCATATCGTCGTAGTCTTCGCTTAACGCATTGAACTGCGCAATGAGTTGACGAATTTGTTCATCACCGCGGTGTGCGCACTCCCGATACATCGCTTGCACTTGTTGGGGCATGGTGCCAAACGAAGCTCTACGCATGATGGTCCTTGCCTGATCGGGAAAATGGGATGTTGCACTAATCAACACCATTGAGTCGATGCGCTTGGGTTGGCTCGTCGCCATATGAAGGAGCGCCATGCCGCCAGAACTCATACCCATGGCCGAGAAGTGATCGACCCCTAACTTTTCAAGCAAGAGGAACACGTCACCGGCCGCTTCCCGATGCGTGAACTTGTTCTCGGGATTGGTGGATCGACCATGGCCACGCAGATCTACGATGATCAGTCGATGGCGCTCTGAGAGCTTGGCGGTAAAGGGATGCCAGTTTCGTGCACAACCGCCAAATCCATGCAAGAGCACCAGGGGCTTTCCAGCTCCGTACTCCTCATAATACATCTCAATGCCGTCGATTTGAACGGTGTGCCCCCGCGTGGATGTCTATTTCGAGGGGGGCTTGCGTGCTTTGGGTCTCATGGGTATCGGCCGCTCTGTTGCACAAGACTCCGGTGGGGGCAACCACCTTGTGCAGCAGCAGCCCGTCCTTAGCCCATCAGAGCGAGTCCTTGAAGTGCGACAGGCTGGGGTTGGTGCCGCGATGGTCAGCCCTGTCACCACGGCGCTGGATACGAGCAGCGTGTGCCCCAGCTTGTAGCGGTTGAAGAGGGCATCCAGTACGGCGAGCAGTTGGAAGCGCGGCTCCGGCCAGTGAAGGCCCTCCATCTCCACGTAGAAGATGGGCCCCAGGCTGGCGAGGGCCAGCAGTAGCATCACGAGGCCCCGCAGTGCGGATCGCTGGGAAGCGGTAGGCGGGGCCGCTACCTCCGACAGCTCCCTGCCTCCGGCAACTCCCCGCTGGGCCCTGGGCCGATCCCCACCGTAAGGCCTCCATGTCTCCTATCGTTCATGGATTCGACGCTCGGCCGGACAGGGACGGTGGGATGAGGCACGATAGGCGGCTGGCAGGGGAGGTCGAACCCGCGCTGGCAGAGGTTCGACGCGGTGGAGTTCAGGGCGTTCGGCCCAATTTCGCCGAAGAGGACGGCACCGTGAGGCCTTGAATCATGGCTGCCTGTGAGAGAAGGACCACCATGAATCGGTCAAGAATGCTGCTCGTGAGCTTGGCGGTGGTTCTTTCCGGCTGCGCAGCAACCGGATGGGGTGCTCAGGGCGGAAGCGGCCCTTCTGGGGAAGTCGTTCCCTCGTTCTCGCCTGGGGCGATCGTTTTCGTTGAAGGCCCGGATGAAAAGCACGGCGAACGGCGCTCGGGAGCGTTCCTGCCAGCCGAGTGCCTGGAGATGTGGCCGCGGGAAGAGGCGATTGCTGCCCGGGAGATTGTGCTTGTTGGCCGTTCTTCCCGCAGAGGGCCAAGAGGAGGCGTACGGCAACCGCCACTCCTCAATCCGAGACCGCCCTATGACCCACTCCGTGATTGGAGGCAGCGGCCACCGGACCCACGGGTTGTGGAGCAGGCACGTCAACTCTACCGTCAGAGGCTGGCCGAAGCGCAGGAGAGATACCTCAACAGTAAGGGGTACCAGGACCACCACGCTGTTCCGCTCTACTTGGGCGGAACTAGAAAGGGGCAGACCTTTCGGCCGCACACGGCCTACCACCAGGCCATCACGCAGGAATTCCGGCGGGAGTGGCCTTATGGCCAAGATCCGCCGCGACCTCAGCAACTCGCGGAGATCATGGTACGCGTCTACTCGAAGTACCCAATCCCTCAGCTCATAGGCGTCGAGCCATAGCCATGCGCGAAATCGTCGAGTTCCGCATCGCCGAGGAGCGTGCGCAGAAGTTCTTGGAAGCCGATCTAGGAGTGCGGCTTGGGGACTCTATTCGGAAAGTGGTACTGCCCCTGAATGATGAGCGCGTTCAGCGGATCGGAAAGCTTGAGCAAGAGCACCAACGAAAAGGCCGTGCCTTCTTCACCTACTGGCAGATTCACCGGCGTTACTCGAAAGGCGAACTTC from Stigmatella aurantiaca encodes:
- a CDS encoding class I adenylate-forming enzyme family protein, whose product is MIDLLPAGARVVVRLPNGPGLAKALIDCFDRELVAVPLHPRSTDSAVRGIVDRVSASAVLDEHGLHDTGHPAAHPDAEGLAFLMFTSGSTGPQKGVMLGRKAVLGNAAKTARLHGLTPDRPHGTCLPLYHCNALVMSLLGTHLTGTPLVLHNGADPAGYFAALRAAGARTASIVPALLADLLEVAPEWPESLEYLITAAAPLTPELARRFHDRYGPRLRQGYGLTEAVNFSFTTPLLDASAFTRQYLEQHPPVGVALPETELRLVDGEVWVRTPDMMRGYWQDPAATAAALTEDGWLRTGDLGELREGLLVLRGRAGERINRGGEKHYPLDVEQTWREAGLGGRFAAVAVAEPTLGHEFGLVATDQPVEAVRAVCENSPLRPASVQFGGFQATSTGKPQRKAMGRSLVALRYAPARYERLLRYASATAHDLLRSGVDDAGLRALAGSVDAPAREGEEVVFEALEFMRAHWHRRADPGLAEAKARWRERLSTEWPLAGYAELAERLREAHPGAGVTRHLPTFTTPDGCPWALGPLLSFLDFPPQEPGDRWQGLAGLREAGFAVVGCALLRAGRHDLGGVLWAHTPTSENRGNA
- a CDS encoding invertase recombinase-like protein, with amino-acid sequence MKLFRVCLTSLMVLLAACGDSTDPEGPSEPGPSQPDAGTPQPDAGTEAPDSGTDETPDSGTEVPDAGTETPDAGTEVPDAGTETPDAGTGTPDAGPSVLDNWSFEEWPGTLPSQWLGSTSNLTSDAVQKVTASPSHGLNAVRLSNASGTHKRFTTVAKSMPAGRYSCTYQVRGSGEVRNAFFGTDYSSYSSYTTVETQDWTRVSYAFNLANPVYDTFELIFSLRNTQGDHLSLDDVRCTRAPEPCDGVSCQSWERCVNATAACEPLSGRCNDATQCSPWQTCDAAHTCVTAANRCVRHADCASTPQTPVCDTASHLCVEGNPCAGVVCNNPATSCNPTTGVCELSPGACFTTYDCRGALPACDPATRRCVSAEHPANILRNGGFENWSHTSIPYYGTPYIPDFWYGLDNGVADPGSEIKPSRLVPYTQAVHGGSRALQFVVPLQTAERFTLQKFNVPAGNYSCSYRVRGHGTIRHRIYSSAGWSPQTDFITVDSDAWEPVFFRFTGNVRDWRLLLYPSRSVADRDHLQVDDVVCTKD
- a CDS encoding DUF4265 domain-containing protein; this encodes MAMNARGSDQYVKVLFDLEQDEDGYPPASAETLWAVRIGDGLFQIDNIPFFVHGIAVNDIVSATPEEGVFRYKEVVQPSGHGTIRLIVNETSDVQAVRDLFRQLGCSSELSHLPRLIAVDVPPSLSSQALRKVLDAGQEQDRWGYEEACLPQV
- a CDS encoding HNH endonuclease, with translation MILLLSLLLLTGSPGVAWSSALQQAAHVNKVGGLPWYEAPQATPPEVVAGGRPGGRFTQKKKALVKQDNASRNEGKTQCESCGLETVSAEQHKKGVTPPKNETHVDHVVPRAKGGTNDPENGQVLCRECNIKKGDNEQ
- a CDS encoding alpha/beta fold hydrolase — translated: MLLHGFGGCARNWHPFTAKLSERHRLIIVDLRGHGRSTNPENKFTHREAAGDVFLLLEKLGVDHFSAMGMSSGGMALLHMATSQPKRIDSMVLISATSHFPDQARTIMRRASFGTMPQQVQAMYRECAHRGDEQIRQLIAQFNALSEDYDDMNFTAQSLSTIAARTLVVHGDRDRFFPVEIPVSIYRSIPDAALWIIPGGDHVPIYDPKVPFTSTALQFLDGPHSR